Genomic segment of Paenibacillaceae bacterium GAS479:
CTGGAGCTGCGCCATCAGGTGTCGCGGCTGCTGCCGCTTGCCGAGACCGAGCTTGCGCTGCTGCTTATGGTGCAGCATACTTCGGTCGAGGAAGCGGAGCGGCTTGCCGACTGGATCGGGTTTCCGCTGGAAGCGGGAAGCGCCGTCGTAGCGGCACTGCCGAGCGAACTTGGCGAGCAGGAGCTGCGCCGTGTCTACGATTGGCTGCGGCATTATGTGTCGACAAGCGGGCTGAATGCGGCATGCAGCTCGCTCATTGACGGCCATGCGGCCATTTTTCTGCATAGGCCCCCAGAACTTGGAGTGGACAAGTGGCGCGCTGCCTGTCAAGATTTTGCAGACGGACTTTGCGCAGGTGCGGAACGCCAGGTCGGAGCGATACTGCGTGCCGGGATCGGCTCGCTGCGAAGCGGTGCGGATGGTTTGCATCGCTCGTATTACGAGGCCGTATTCGCCTCTGCTTGCGAGACGGAAAAGGGAAAAGCCTGCCATTTCGATGAATTGAAGGAGCAGGGCCGCGTAAATCTCTCTCATGACGACGATACGGGATCGCTGGAGCGAGAGCGGCATTCCTACGTGCAGGCTGCGCTGCGGCGAAGTCGTGAAGAGCGGGAGCAGCACACCTATAGCGTGCTTGACCGGGCCAAAGCCTACGTTGAGGAAAAATACACGGAAGATCTGTCGCTGGAGGATGTTGCGGAGCATGTACATCTCAATTCCTATTATTTAAGCAAGATTTTGAAACAGCAGTTCGGGGAATCATTTATCGATATGCTGACCCGCTTGCGGATCGGCGAAGCGAAACGGCGACTGGATTCTGACCAAGAAGTCAGCCTGAAGGAGCTTTGTTTCGATGTTGGCTATAAGGACCCGAACTATTTTAGCCGTGTGTTCAAAAAAGTGACCGGAATGACTCCGACTGAATATCGCACCGGTTCCAATTGACTGAAACTCTACGTCCATGCTGATCGCATGGACTTTTTTGTGCTATTCAGAGCAAAATAATGCTAGTTATCAATCTCTTGCGGGAGAGCGGCTTCCAATCGCAAAATCGTGCTGCACACGGGCAAAAAGATGCAGATGAATAGTCCGATATGAGCATGACCATAATGCTATACTGCATGCGTAAGCGGTTGAACCGCGCTGAAAACGTTTCCTGAAGGGGTTGAAATAATGGCATCTGTAGTTGTTCCTGATTCTACTCGGACGGCTGAAAACAACGGAACTCAAGGTTCCGGATCAAAGCCTAATATGGTTTATGTCACGCTCGTTTCTCTTATTGCGGCGCTTGGGGGGCTGCTGTTCGGCTTTGATACCGCAGTTGTATCCGGTGCTCTTGGCTTCTTGACCGAGCGGTTTACGCTGACTGGCTTCCAGCAAGGCTGGG
This window contains:
- a CDS encoding two-component system, response regulator YesN codes for the protein MIRILIADDEPLEREGLEWLLRDRFPGQFRYYHAASGRSAIELAEEHHPQLIFMDINMPGIKGLEAIKEIKPSLPEAKIILLTAYDYFGYAREAVSLGVNEYLVKPARRQEIGELVERLLAELEMDKRKRAAELELRHQVSRLLPLAETELALLLMVQHTSVEEAERLADWIGFPLEAGSAVVAALPSELGEQELRRVYDWLRHYVSTSGLNAACSSLIDGHAAIFLHRPPELGVDKWRAACQDFADGLCAGAERQVGAILRAGIGSLRSGADGLHRSYYEAVFASACETEKGKACHFDELKEQGRVNLSHDDDTGSLERERHSYVQAALRRSREEREQHTYSVLDRAKAYVEEKYTEDLSLEDVAEHVHLNSYYLSKILKQQFGESFIDMLTRLRIGEAKRRLDSDQEVSLKELCFDVGYKDPNYFSRVFKKVTGMTPTEYRTGSN